Proteins encoded within one genomic window of Oncorhynchus kisutch isolate 150728-3 unplaced genomic scaffold, Okis_V2 scaffold4065, whole genome shotgun sequence:
- the trak1a gene encoding trafficking kinesin-binding protein 1 isoform X1, protein MNVCNSTDLPEVEIISLLEEQLPHYKLRADTIYGYDHDDWLHTPLLSPDTNLDLTVEQIEETLKYFLLCAERVGQMTKTYSDIDAVTRLLEEKERDLELAARIGQSLLKKNKTLSERNEFLEEQVEHIREEVSQLRHDLSMKDELLQFYTSAAEESEGDSSTCTPIRHNDSTLSVPRYFPLDSLQKKLKDLEAENISLRSEASHLETETEEYEEKEQQLVNDVVKELRDANHQMSTLAEELARKTDDGSRQQEEITHLLSQIVDLQKKSKSYAVENQELTQHLGAAKDAQRQLTAELRELEDKYAECMEMLHEAQEELKNLRNKSLPLSTPRRFHSLGLFPMDSLAAEIEGTMRKGLAMDDPEVEEQKLHPKRVFETVKNINLMRQRSSLAPSPMNIPGSNRSSCLNSGRSSCLSTPRSSLYGGDMGSILIDNHTNSFILETPDHSTDDSNKKPGTPGTPGSQDLEAALRRLSLRRDNYLSERRFFEEERDRKLQGLVEKGEVYNGSMTPTESIMSLGGTHSSSIWSGYSFSSRSYLPEKLQIVKPLEGSATLHQWQQLAQPNLGGILDTRPGVVTKGFRPLELDLEHMYLFTDFEEEDFEVVEECDLSVSGSTPGCSGISILSRQGLRTRSSSCSSSCSGRSINNNLPEGEAREEGETGPGSTSLSSPAPPDSENQENQDQAAAADGVPAHFPGKCMSNTSSTYTFTTCRIMHPSDELTRVTPSLMSGPTASCVMTSSSSVRSTPCSTPCTPRRLSLAAESFTNLRDSTKTMSTSGGLVRLLQERGISAAVYNPQSWDRADCSTSIPTGGVSSLLLPRPPNTLPSTPPNSPTHRSLCAKPSSPVGPFELSPSAPPYDNFLASKPASSILKEVRAEAQSSESADSECQTDVSVHNLKLVDKLKRFSVAGAGPSLSGATGPTMLGPLSGLHRPSHFCPSVVTSPIGGLGPALNAGIRRNRSYPAMVGAGMAMKGPGPQSPTDMLLASSSKLPRQTSLNDG, encoded by the exons TTCTATGTGCTGAAAGAGTGGGCCAGATGACTAAGACATACAGTGACATAGATGCTGTTACTCGTCTGCTTGAAGAG AAAGAACGGGACTTGGAGCTCGCCGCCCGCATCGGCCAGTCACTGCTGAAGAAGAACAAAACCCTCAGTGAGAGAAATGAATTCCTGGAGGAGCAAGTGGAGCACATtcgagaggag gtTTCTCAGCTGCGCCATGATCTGTCTATGAAAGATGAGCTTCTCCAGTTCTACACTAGTGCAgcagaggagagtgaaggagattCGTCCACCTGTACCCC CATCCGCCACAATGACTCCACACTGTCGGTGCCAAGATACTTCCCCCTGGACTCACTGCAGAAGAAACTCAAAGACCTGGAGGCagagaacatctctctcagatcAGAG GCCAGTCACCTGGAGACGGAGACAGAGGAGTACGAGGAGAAGGAGCAGCAGCTGGTCAACGACGTCGTCAAAGAGCTGA GAGATGCCAACCACCAGATGTCCACCCTGGCGGAGGAGCTGGCGAGGAAGACGGACGATGGGTCTCGCCAGCAGGAGGAGATCACACACCTCCTGTCCCAGATCGTAGACCTGCAGAAGAAGTCCAAGTCT TATGCAGTGGAAAACCAAGAGCTCACCCAGCATCTAGGGGCTGCCAAAGATGCCCAGCGCCAGCTCACTGCTGAG CTGAGGGAGTTGGAGGATAAGTATGCAGAGTGTATGGAAATGCTCCATGAGGCCCAGGAAGAGCTGAAGAACCTCCGGAATAAATCACTACCTCTCAGTACACCCCGACGCTTCCACTCCCTGGGCCTGTTCCCTATg GACTCTCTAGCTGCTGAGATTGAGGGCACCATGAGGAAGGGGCTGGCTATGGATGACCCGGAAGTGGAAGAGCAGAA gttgCACCCCAAGCGTGTGTTTGAGACTGTGAAAAACATTAACCTGATGCGTCAGCGCTCCTCTCTGGCCCCGTCTCCCATGAACATCCCCGGCTCCAACCGGTCGTCCTGTCTGAACTCTGGCCGCTCCAGCTGCCTGTCCACGCCCCGCTCCAGCCTGTACGGAGGAGATATGGGGAGCATCCTCATAGACAACCACACCAACAGCTTCATACTGGAGACGCCTGACCACAG taCGGATGACTCCAACAAGAAACCAGGGACCCCTGGAACGCCGGGCTCTCAGGATCTGGAAGCAGCCCTGCGACGTCTCTCCCTGCGGCGGGACAACTACCTGAGCGAGCGGCGGTTCTTCGAGGAGGAGAGGGATCGGAAGCTCCAGGGGCtggtggagaagggagaggtgtACAACGGCAGTATGACCCCCACAGAGAGCATCATGTCCCTGGGAGGAACCCACTCCTCTTCCATCTGGTCTGGGTACTCCTTCAGCTCCCGCTCCTACCTGCCGGAGAAGCTGCAGATCGTCAAGCCACTGGAAG GCTCGGCCACCCTGCACCAGTGGCAGCAGCTGGCCCAGCCCAACCTGGGTGGGATCCTGGACACGCGGCCTGGTGTGGTCACTAAGGGCTTCCGTCCTCTGGAACTAGACCTGGAGCACATGTACCTGTTCACTGACTTTGAGGAGGAGGACTTTGAGGTAGTGGAGGAGTGTGACCTGTCTGTCTCAGGCTCTACCCCCGGCTGTAGTGGCATCTCCATCCTCAGCCGGCAGGGCCTCCGTACccgctcctcctcctgctcctcctcctgcagCGGCAGATCCATCAACAACAACCTTCCAGAGGGAGAAGCCAGGGAAGAGGGCGAGACAGGCCCAGGCAGCACATCACTGTCGTCCCCTGCACCTCCAGACAGCGAGAACCAGGAGAACCAGGATCAGGCTGCAGCCGCTGACGGGGTGCCCG CCCACTTCCCTGGTAAATGCATGTCCAACACCAGCTCCACCTATACCTTCACCACCTGTCGGATCATGCACCCCTCAGACGAGCTGACCAGAGTCACCCCCAG CCTTATGTCGGGCCCTACTGCCTCCTGCGTcatgaccagcagcagcagcgtCAGATCTACCCCCTGCTCAACCCCTTGCACCCCGCGCCGCCTCAGCCTGGCAGCCGAGTCCTTCACCAACCTGAGAGACTCCACCAAGACCATGAGCACTAGTGGAGGTCTGGTGCGGCTCCTCCAGGAGCGAGGCATCTCTGCAGCAGTCTACAACCCTCAGAGCTGGGACCGGGCAGACTGTAGCACCTCCATCCCCACTGGGGGAGTATCGTCGCTTCTACTGCCGCGGCCCCCCAACACCCTACCCTCCACGCCTCCCAACTCCCCAACCCACCGCTCCCTCTGTGCCAAACCCAGCAGCCCCGTGGGCCCCTTCGAACTCAGTCCCAGCGCCCCGCCCTATGACAACTTCCTGGCATCGAAGCCAGCCAGCTCAATCCTGAAGGAGGTGAGGGCAGAGGCCCAGAGCAGTGAGTCAGCAGACAGTGAGTGTCAGACTGACGTCAGCGTCCACAATCTGAAGCTGGTGGACAAGCTGAAGCGCTTCAGCGTGGCTGGGGCCGGCCCCTCTTTATCAGGGGCCACGGGGCCCACCATGCTGGGGCCCCTCAGTGGCCTCCACCGCCCTTCCCACTTCTGCCCTTCTGTGGTGACCAGTCCCATAGGGGGCCTCGGCCCCGCTCTGAACGCAGGCATCCGCCGTAACCGCAGCTACCCGGCCATGGTAGGGGCCGGCATGGCTATGAAGGGCCCGGGGCCCCAAAGCCCCACAGACATGCTCCTGGCTTCTTCCTCCAAGCTCCCCAGACAGACTAGTCTCAATGATGGGTGA
- the trak1a gene encoding trafficking kinesin-binding protein 1 isoform X3 yields MQKFVEADYYELDWYYEECTDVLCAERVGQMTKTYSDIDAVTRLLEEKERDLELAARIGQSLLKKNKTLSERNEFLEEQVEHIREEVSQLRHDLSMKDELLQFYTSAAEESEGDSSTCTPIRHNDSTLSVPRYFPLDSLQKKLKDLEAENISLRSEASHLETETEEYEEKEQQLVNDVVKELRDANHQMSTLAEELARKTDDGSRQQEEITHLLSQIVDLQKKSKSYAVENQELTQHLGAAKDAQRQLTAELRELEDKYAECMEMLHEAQEELKNLRNKSLPLSTPRRFHSLGLFPMDSLAAEIEGTMRKGLAMDDPEVEEQKLHPKRVFETVKNINLMRQRSSLAPSPMNIPGSNRSSCLNSGRSSCLSTPRSSLYGGDMGSILIDNHTNSFILETPDHSTDDSNKKPGTPGTPGSQDLEAALRRLSLRRDNYLSERRFFEEERDRKLQGLVEKGEVYNGSMTPTESIMSLGGTHSSSIWSGYSFSSRSYLPEKLQIVKPLEGSATLHQWQQLAQPNLGGILDTRPGVVTKGFRPLELDLEHMYLFTDFEEEDFEVVEECDLSVSGSTPGCSGISILSRQGLRTRSSSCSSSCSGRSINNNLPEGEAREEGETGPGSTSLSSPAPPDSENQENQDQAAAADGVPAHFPGKCMSNTSSTYTFTTCRIMHPSDELTRVTPSLMSGPTASCVMTSSSSVRSTPCSTPCTPRRLSLAAESFTNLRDSTKTMSTSGGLVRLLQERGISAAVYNPQSWDRADCSTSIPTGGVSSLLLPRPPNTLPSTPPNSPTHRSLCAKPSSPVGPFELSPSAPPYDNFLASKPASSILKEVRAEAQSSESADSECQTDVSVHNLKLVDKLKRFSVAGAGPSLSGATGPTMLGPLSGLHRPSHFCPSVVTSPIGGLGPALNAGIRRNRSYPAMVGAGMAMKGPGPQSPTDMLLASSSKLPRQTSLNDG; encoded by the exons TTCTATGTGCTGAAAGAGTGGGCCAGATGACTAAGACATACAGTGACATAGATGCTGTTACTCGTCTGCTTGAAGAG AAAGAACGGGACTTGGAGCTCGCCGCCCGCATCGGCCAGTCACTGCTGAAGAAGAACAAAACCCTCAGTGAGAGAAATGAATTCCTGGAGGAGCAAGTGGAGCACATtcgagaggag gtTTCTCAGCTGCGCCATGATCTGTCTATGAAAGATGAGCTTCTCCAGTTCTACACTAGTGCAgcagaggagagtgaaggagattCGTCCACCTGTACCCC CATCCGCCACAATGACTCCACACTGTCGGTGCCAAGATACTTCCCCCTGGACTCACTGCAGAAGAAACTCAAAGACCTGGAGGCagagaacatctctctcagatcAGAG GCCAGTCACCTGGAGACGGAGACAGAGGAGTACGAGGAGAAGGAGCAGCAGCTGGTCAACGACGTCGTCAAAGAGCTGA GAGATGCCAACCACCAGATGTCCACCCTGGCGGAGGAGCTGGCGAGGAAGACGGACGATGGGTCTCGCCAGCAGGAGGAGATCACACACCTCCTGTCCCAGATCGTAGACCTGCAGAAGAAGTCCAAGTCT TATGCAGTGGAAAACCAAGAGCTCACCCAGCATCTAGGGGCTGCCAAAGATGCCCAGCGCCAGCTCACTGCTGAG CTGAGGGAGTTGGAGGATAAGTATGCAGAGTGTATGGAAATGCTCCATGAGGCCCAGGAAGAGCTGAAGAACCTCCGGAATAAATCACTACCTCTCAGTACACCCCGACGCTTCCACTCCCTGGGCCTGTTCCCTATg GACTCTCTAGCTGCTGAGATTGAGGGCACCATGAGGAAGGGGCTGGCTATGGATGACCCGGAAGTGGAAGAGCAGAA gttgCACCCCAAGCGTGTGTTTGAGACTGTGAAAAACATTAACCTGATGCGTCAGCGCTCCTCTCTGGCCCCGTCTCCCATGAACATCCCCGGCTCCAACCGGTCGTCCTGTCTGAACTCTGGCCGCTCCAGCTGCCTGTCCACGCCCCGCTCCAGCCTGTACGGAGGAGATATGGGGAGCATCCTCATAGACAACCACACCAACAGCTTCATACTGGAGACGCCTGACCACAG taCGGATGACTCCAACAAGAAACCAGGGACCCCTGGAACGCCGGGCTCTCAGGATCTGGAAGCAGCCCTGCGACGTCTCTCCCTGCGGCGGGACAACTACCTGAGCGAGCGGCGGTTCTTCGAGGAGGAGAGGGATCGGAAGCTCCAGGGGCtggtggagaagggagaggtgtACAACGGCAGTATGACCCCCACAGAGAGCATCATGTCCCTGGGAGGAACCCACTCCTCTTCCATCTGGTCTGGGTACTCCTTCAGCTCCCGCTCCTACCTGCCGGAGAAGCTGCAGATCGTCAAGCCACTGGAAG GCTCGGCCACCCTGCACCAGTGGCAGCAGCTGGCCCAGCCCAACCTGGGTGGGATCCTGGACACGCGGCCTGGTGTGGTCACTAAGGGCTTCCGTCCTCTGGAACTAGACCTGGAGCACATGTACCTGTTCACTGACTTTGAGGAGGAGGACTTTGAGGTAGTGGAGGAGTGTGACCTGTCTGTCTCAGGCTCTACCCCCGGCTGTAGTGGCATCTCCATCCTCAGCCGGCAGGGCCTCCGTACccgctcctcctcctgctcctcctcctgcagCGGCAGATCCATCAACAACAACCTTCCAGAGGGAGAAGCCAGGGAAGAGGGCGAGACAGGCCCAGGCAGCACATCACTGTCGTCCCCTGCACCTCCAGACAGCGAGAACCAGGAGAACCAGGATCAGGCTGCAGCCGCTGACGGGGTGCCCG CCCACTTCCCTGGTAAATGCATGTCCAACACCAGCTCCACCTATACCTTCACCACCTGTCGGATCATGCACCCCTCAGACGAGCTGACCAGAGTCACCCCCAG CCTTATGTCGGGCCCTACTGCCTCCTGCGTcatgaccagcagcagcagcgtCAGATCTACCCCCTGCTCAACCCCTTGCACCCCGCGCCGCCTCAGCCTGGCAGCCGAGTCCTTCACCAACCTGAGAGACTCCACCAAGACCATGAGCACTAGTGGAGGTCTGGTGCGGCTCCTCCAGGAGCGAGGCATCTCTGCAGCAGTCTACAACCCTCAGAGCTGGGACCGGGCAGACTGTAGCACCTCCATCCCCACTGGGGGAGTATCGTCGCTTCTACTGCCGCGGCCCCCCAACACCCTACCCTCCACGCCTCCCAACTCCCCAACCCACCGCTCCCTCTGTGCCAAACCCAGCAGCCCCGTGGGCCCCTTCGAACTCAGTCCCAGCGCCCCGCCCTATGACAACTTCCTGGCATCGAAGCCAGCCAGCTCAATCCTGAAGGAGGTGAGGGCAGAGGCCCAGAGCAGTGAGTCAGCAGACAGTGAGTGTCAGACTGACGTCAGCGTCCACAATCTGAAGCTGGTGGACAAGCTGAAGCGCTTCAGCGTGGCTGGGGCCGGCCCCTCTTTATCAGGGGCCACGGGGCCCACCATGCTGGGGCCCCTCAGTGGCCTCCACCGCCCTTCCCACTTCTGCCCTTCTGTGGTGACCAGTCCCATAGGGGGCCTCGGCCCCGCTCTGAACGCAGGCATCCGCCGTAACCGCAGCTACCCGGCCATGGTAGGGGCCGGCATGGCTATGAAGGGCCCGGGGCCCCAAAGCCCCACAGACATGCTCCTGGCTTCTTCCTCCAAGCTCCCCAGACAGACTAGTCTCAATGATGGGTGA
- the trak1a gene encoding trafficking kinesin-binding protein 1 isoform X2, with protein sequence MSLLCHSTPEDSLEYVCSPDHCDGEEEEREEDEEQHTLQEVLCAERVGQMTKTYSDIDAVTRLLEEKERDLELAARIGQSLLKKNKTLSERNEFLEEQVEHIREEVSQLRHDLSMKDELLQFYTSAAEESEGDSSTCTPIRHNDSTLSVPRYFPLDSLQKKLKDLEAENISLRSEASHLETETEEYEEKEQQLVNDVVKELRDANHQMSTLAEELARKTDDGSRQQEEITHLLSQIVDLQKKSKSYAVENQELTQHLGAAKDAQRQLTAELRELEDKYAECMEMLHEAQEELKNLRNKSLPLSTPRRFHSLGLFPMDSLAAEIEGTMRKGLAMDDPEVEEQKLHPKRVFETVKNINLMRQRSSLAPSPMNIPGSNRSSCLNSGRSSCLSTPRSSLYGGDMGSILIDNHTNSFILETPDHSTDDSNKKPGTPGTPGSQDLEAALRRLSLRRDNYLSERRFFEEERDRKLQGLVEKGEVYNGSMTPTESIMSLGGTHSSSIWSGYSFSSRSYLPEKLQIVKPLEGSATLHQWQQLAQPNLGGILDTRPGVVTKGFRPLELDLEHMYLFTDFEEEDFEVVEECDLSVSGSTPGCSGISILSRQGLRTRSSSCSSSCSGRSINNNLPEGEAREEGETGPGSTSLSSPAPPDSENQENQDQAAAADGVPAHFPGKCMSNTSSTYTFTTCRIMHPSDELTRVTPSLMSGPTASCVMTSSSSVRSTPCSTPCTPRRLSLAAESFTNLRDSTKTMSTSGGLVRLLQERGISAAVYNPQSWDRADCSTSIPTGGVSSLLLPRPPNTLPSTPPNSPTHRSLCAKPSSPVGPFELSPSAPPYDNFLASKPASSILKEVRAEAQSSESADSECQTDVSVHNLKLVDKLKRFSVAGAGPSLSGATGPTMLGPLSGLHRPSHFCPSVVTSPIGGLGPALNAGIRRNRSYPAMVGAGMAMKGPGPQSPTDMLLASSSKLPRQTSLNDG encoded by the exons TTCTATGTGCTGAAAGAGTGGGCCAGATGACTAAGACATACAGTGACATAGATGCTGTTACTCGTCTGCTTGAAGAG AAAGAACGGGACTTGGAGCTCGCCGCCCGCATCGGCCAGTCACTGCTGAAGAAGAACAAAACCCTCAGTGAGAGAAATGAATTCCTGGAGGAGCAAGTGGAGCACATtcgagaggag gtTTCTCAGCTGCGCCATGATCTGTCTATGAAAGATGAGCTTCTCCAGTTCTACACTAGTGCAgcagaggagagtgaaggagattCGTCCACCTGTACCCC CATCCGCCACAATGACTCCACACTGTCGGTGCCAAGATACTTCCCCCTGGACTCACTGCAGAAGAAACTCAAAGACCTGGAGGCagagaacatctctctcagatcAGAG GCCAGTCACCTGGAGACGGAGACAGAGGAGTACGAGGAGAAGGAGCAGCAGCTGGTCAACGACGTCGTCAAAGAGCTGA GAGATGCCAACCACCAGATGTCCACCCTGGCGGAGGAGCTGGCGAGGAAGACGGACGATGGGTCTCGCCAGCAGGAGGAGATCACACACCTCCTGTCCCAGATCGTAGACCTGCAGAAGAAGTCCAAGTCT TATGCAGTGGAAAACCAAGAGCTCACCCAGCATCTAGGGGCTGCCAAAGATGCCCAGCGCCAGCTCACTGCTGAG CTGAGGGAGTTGGAGGATAAGTATGCAGAGTGTATGGAAATGCTCCATGAGGCCCAGGAAGAGCTGAAGAACCTCCGGAATAAATCACTACCTCTCAGTACACCCCGACGCTTCCACTCCCTGGGCCTGTTCCCTATg GACTCTCTAGCTGCTGAGATTGAGGGCACCATGAGGAAGGGGCTGGCTATGGATGACCCGGAAGTGGAAGAGCAGAA gttgCACCCCAAGCGTGTGTTTGAGACTGTGAAAAACATTAACCTGATGCGTCAGCGCTCCTCTCTGGCCCCGTCTCCCATGAACATCCCCGGCTCCAACCGGTCGTCCTGTCTGAACTCTGGCCGCTCCAGCTGCCTGTCCACGCCCCGCTCCAGCCTGTACGGAGGAGATATGGGGAGCATCCTCATAGACAACCACACCAACAGCTTCATACTGGAGACGCCTGACCACAG taCGGATGACTCCAACAAGAAACCAGGGACCCCTGGAACGCCGGGCTCTCAGGATCTGGAAGCAGCCCTGCGACGTCTCTCCCTGCGGCGGGACAACTACCTGAGCGAGCGGCGGTTCTTCGAGGAGGAGAGGGATCGGAAGCTCCAGGGGCtggtggagaagggagaggtgtACAACGGCAGTATGACCCCCACAGAGAGCATCATGTCCCTGGGAGGAACCCACTCCTCTTCCATCTGGTCTGGGTACTCCTTCAGCTCCCGCTCCTACCTGCCGGAGAAGCTGCAGATCGTCAAGCCACTGGAAG GCTCGGCCACCCTGCACCAGTGGCAGCAGCTGGCCCAGCCCAACCTGGGTGGGATCCTGGACACGCGGCCTGGTGTGGTCACTAAGGGCTTCCGTCCTCTGGAACTAGACCTGGAGCACATGTACCTGTTCACTGACTTTGAGGAGGAGGACTTTGAGGTAGTGGAGGAGTGTGACCTGTCTGTCTCAGGCTCTACCCCCGGCTGTAGTGGCATCTCCATCCTCAGCCGGCAGGGCCTCCGTACccgctcctcctcctgctcctcctcctgcagCGGCAGATCCATCAACAACAACCTTCCAGAGGGAGAAGCCAGGGAAGAGGGCGAGACAGGCCCAGGCAGCACATCACTGTCGTCCCCTGCACCTCCAGACAGCGAGAACCAGGAGAACCAGGATCAGGCTGCAGCCGCTGACGGGGTGCCCG CCCACTTCCCTGGTAAATGCATGTCCAACACCAGCTCCACCTATACCTTCACCACCTGTCGGATCATGCACCCCTCAGACGAGCTGACCAGAGTCACCCCCAG CCTTATGTCGGGCCCTACTGCCTCCTGCGTcatgaccagcagcagcagcgtCAGATCTACCCCCTGCTCAACCCCTTGCACCCCGCGCCGCCTCAGCCTGGCAGCCGAGTCCTTCACCAACCTGAGAGACTCCACCAAGACCATGAGCACTAGTGGAGGTCTGGTGCGGCTCCTCCAGGAGCGAGGCATCTCTGCAGCAGTCTACAACCCTCAGAGCTGGGACCGGGCAGACTGTAGCACCTCCATCCCCACTGGGGGAGTATCGTCGCTTCTACTGCCGCGGCCCCCCAACACCCTACCCTCCACGCCTCCCAACTCCCCAACCCACCGCTCCCTCTGTGCCAAACCCAGCAGCCCCGTGGGCCCCTTCGAACTCAGTCCCAGCGCCCCGCCCTATGACAACTTCCTGGCATCGAAGCCAGCCAGCTCAATCCTGAAGGAGGTGAGGGCAGAGGCCCAGAGCAGTGAGTCAGCAGACAGTGAGTGTCAGACTGACGTCAGCGTCCACAATCTGAAGCTGGTGGACAAGCTGAAGCGCTTCAGCGTGGCTGGGGCCGGCCCCTCTTTATCAGGGGCCACGGGGCCCACCATGCTGGGGCCCCTCAGTGGCCTCCACCGCCCTTCCCACTTCTGCCCTTCTGTGGTGACCAGTCCCATAGGGGGCCTCGGCCCCGCTCTGAACGCAGGCATCCGCCGTAACCGCAGCTACCCGGCCATGGTAGGGGCCGGCATGGCTATGAAGGGCCCGGGGCCCCAAAGCCCCACAGACATGCTCCTGGCTTCTTCCTCCAAGCTCCCCAGACAGACTAGTCTCAATGATGGGTGA
- the trak1a gene encoding trafficking kinesin-binding protein 1 isoform X5 has translation MTKTYSDIDAVTRLLEEKERDLELAARIGQSLLKKNKTLSERNEFLEEQVEHIREEVSQLRHDLSMKDELLQFYTSAAEESEGDSSTCTPIRHNDSTLSVPRYFPLDSLQKKLKDLEAENISLRSEASHLETETEEYEEKEQQLVNDVVKELRDANHQMSTLAEELARKTDDGSRQQEEITHLLSQIVDLQKKSKSYAVENQELTQHLGAAKDAQRQLTAELRELEDKYAECMEMLHEAQEELKNLRNKSLPLSTPRRFHSLGLFPMDSLAAEIEGTMRKGLAMDDPEVEEQKLHPKRVFETVKNINLMRQRSSLAPSPMNIPGSNRSSCLNSGRSSCLSTPRSSLYGGDMGSILIDNHTNSFILETPDHSTDDSNKKPGTPGTPGSQDLEAALRRLSLRRDNYLSERRFFEEERDRKLQGLVEKGEVYNGSMTPTESIMSLGGTHSSSIWSGYSFSSRSYLPEKLQIVKPLEGSATLHQWQQLAQPNLGGILDTRPGVVTKGFRPLELDLEHMYLFTDFEEEDFEVVEECDLSVSGSTPGCSGISILSRQGLRTRSSSCSSSCSGRSINNNLPEGEAREEGETGPGSTSLSSPAPPDSENQENQDQAAAADGVPAHFPGKCMSNTSSTYTFTTCRIMHPSDELTRVTPRSCDEEEEAALYHVVLKADLEQQAH, from the exons ATGACTAAGACATACAGTGACATAGATGCTGTTACTCGTCTGCTTGAAGAG AAAGAACGGGACTTGGAGCTCGCCGCCCGCATCGGCCAGTCACTGCTGAAGAAGAACAAAACCCTCAGTGAGAGAAATGAATTCCTGGAGGAGCAAGTGGAGCACATtcgagaggag gtTTCTCAGCTGCGCCATGATCTGTCTATGAAAGATGAGCTTCTCCAGTTCTACACTAGTGCAgcagaggagagtgaaggagattCGTCCACCTGTACCCC CATCCGCCACAATGACTCCACACTGTCGGTGCCAAGATACTTCCCCCTGGACTCACTGCAGAAGAAACTCAAAGACCTGGAGGCagagaacatctctctcagatcAGAG GCCAGTCACCTGGAGACGGAGACAGAGGAGTACGAGGAGAAGGAGCAGCAGCTGGTCAACGACGTCGTCAAAGAGCTGA GAGATGCCAACCACCAGATGTCCACCCTGGCGGAGGAGCTGGCGAGGAAGACGGACGATGGGTCTCGCCAGCAGGAGGAGATCACACACCTCCTGTCCCAGATCGTAGACCTGCAGAAGAAGTCCAAGTCT TATGCAGTGGAAAACCAAGAGCTCACCCAGCATCTAGGGGCTGCCAAAGATGCCCAGCGCCAGCTCACTGCTGAG CTGAGGGAGTTGGAGGATAAGTATGCAGAGTGTATGGAAATGCTCCATGAGGCCCAGGAAGAGCTGAAGAACCTCCGGAATAAATCACTACCTCTCAGTACACCCCGACGCTTCCACTCCCTGGGCCTGTTCCCTATg GACTCTCTAGCTGCTGAGATTGAGGGCACCATGAGGAAGGGGCTGGCTATGGATGACCCGGAAGTGGAAGAGCAGAA gttgCACCCCAAGCGTGTGTTTGAGACTGTGAAAAACATTAACCTGATGCGTCAGCGCTCCTCTCTGGCCCCGTCTCCCATGAACATCCCCGGCTCCAACCGGTCGTCCTGTCTGAACTCTGGCCGCTCCAGCTGCCTGTCCACGCCCCGCTCCAGCCTGTACGGAGGAGATATGGGGAGCATCCTCATAGACAACCACACCAACAGCTTCATACTGGAGACGCCTGACCACAG taCGGATGACTCCAACAAGAAACCAGGGACCCCTGGAACGCCGGGCTCTCAGGATCTGGAAGCAGCCCTGCGACGTCTCTCCCTGCGGCGGGACAACTACCTGAGCGAGCGGCGGTTCTTCGAGGAGGAGAGGGATCGGAAGCTCCAGGGGCtggtggagaagggagaggtgtACAACGGCAGTATGACCCCCACAGAGAGCATCATGTCCCTGGGAGGAACCCACTCCTCTTCCATCTGGTCTGGGTACTCCTTCAGCTCCCGCTCCTACCTGCCGGAGAAGCTGCAGATCGTCAAGCCACTGGAAG GCTCGGCCACCCTGCACCAGTGGCAGCAGCTGGCCCAGCCCAACCTGGGTGGGATCCTGGACACGCGGCCTGGTGTGGTCACTAAGGGCTTCCGTCCTCTGGAACTAGACCTGGAGCACATGTACCTGTTCACTGACTTTGAGGAGGAGGACTTTGAGGTAGTGGAGGAGTGTGACCTGTCTGTCTCAGGCTCTACCCCCGGCTGTAGTGGCATCTCCATCCTCAGCCGGCAGGGCCTCCGTACccgctcctcctcctgctcctcctcctgcagCGGCAGATCCATCAACAACAACCTTCCAGAGGGAGAAGCCAGGGAAGAGGGCGAGACAGGCCCAGGCAGCACATCACTGTCGTCCCCTGCACCTCCAGACAGCGAGAACCAGGAGAACCAGGATCAGGCTGCAGCCGCTGACGGGGTGCCCG CCCACTTCCCTGGTAAATGCATGTCCAACACCAGCTCCACCTATACCTTCACCACCTGTCGGATCATGCACCCCTCAGACGAGCTGACCAGAGTCACCCCCAG GTCatgtgatgaggaagaggaagcCGCTCTCTATCATGTTGTTCTGAAGGCTGATTTAGAGCAGCAGGCCCACTGA